One Fuerstiella marisgermanici DNA window includes the following coding sequences:
- a CDS encoding nucleoside hydrolase — MTQKIIIDADPGIGDALAILTALVDPSLEVVGLTATAGTVSGIQATRNLQYLIELVDPLKRPRIGECGRGSAVVGVSTDETQTRHSYCGRHGLGDLEVSVPDLHNRRDSAKLIVELVQEFPHEVRLLTLGPLTNLATAIELDPELPSLLEAAICLGGTNTAPGDVSAVAEFNIWCDPESAAMVFESDIPRIAVPLDVSGSAMLTFEDVDVLTELISGTRHDEVLSSMLQFSLRANHQLAMEGIPLHGVVALAVAAKAEAYSLEAARVDVETSGELTRGMTVVDRRPGYKGQTNVDLVSSVDELGVVDYFSRSLRRVAG; from the coding sequence TTGACTCAAAAAATCATTATTGATGCAGATCCAGGGATCGGCGACGCACTCGCGATTTTGACAGCATTGGTCGATCCGTCTCTGGAAGTGGTGGGCCTGACGGCGACTGCAGGGACTGTATCTGGAATTCAGGCGACTCGAAACCTGCAGTACCTGATCGAACTCGTCGATCCCCTTAAACGCCCTCGCATTGGTGAATGTGGCCGCGGGAGTGCCGTTGTGGGCGTGTCGACCGACGAAACTCAAACACGCCACAGCTACTGTGGACGTCACGGATTAGGTGATCTGGAAGTCAGTGTGCCGGATTTGCACAACCGACGCGATTCCGCCAAGCTGATTGTCGAACTCGTCCAGGAATTTCCTCACGAAGTGAGACTGCTGACCTTAGGGCCACTCACGAACCTCGCGACTGCCATTGAACTCGACCCGGAACTGCCATCTTTGTTGGAAGCCGCGATTTGTCTGGGCGGCACAAATACGGCGCCCGGAGACGTGTCCGCGGTGGCGGAATTCAATATCTGGTGCGATCCGGAATCCGCCGCGATGGTCTTTGAATCAGACATTCCTCGGATCGCGGTGCCGCTGGACGTAAGCGGTTCGGCGATGCTGACCTTTGAAGACGTCGATGTGCTGACGGAACTGATCAGCGGTACCAGGCACGATGAAGTGCTGTCTTCGATGCTGCAGTTTTCGCTGCGAGCCAACCATCAGCTCGCAATGGAAGGCATCCCCCTGCACGGCGTGGTCGCATTGGCGGTTGCTGCCAAAGCAGAAGCGTATTCACTGGAAGCTGCACGAGTCGACGTCGAAACCAGTGGCGAGCTGACTCGCGGCATGACGGTGGTTGACCGTCGTCCGGGCTATAAAGGCCAGACAAATGTTGACCTCGTGTCATCAGTCGACGAGCTGGGTGTCGTTGATTACTTTTCACGAAGCCTGCGACGGGTTGCGGGATGA
- a CDS encoding ParB/RepB/Spo0J family partition protein, whose product MEEQQTVSVPESDQSPMKRRLGRGLNALLGSNPHSGSEAAPAIKLHSPEQDEVSVELIERNPFQPRREFDQKAIDELAESVRKHGVLQPLLVRANGDNYQLIAGERRWRAARQVGLETIPCRVVVLEDQQVCEAAIEENLKREDLNVIEKAVAFKEYLERFGGTIEELGKQLSMNRSTISNMLRLLELPEEVQTAVRQERISGGHARALLALPADAQVELAKQVQEQQLSVRKTEEAVRAILKGPAEQPAPQGNETPQQQSAKPELTPHVISLQDSLREKLAAKVEVKLKKQDSGQIVIHFGSNDDFERIVGQLRNAG is encoded by the coding sequence ATGGAAGAACAGCAGACCGTTTCAGTACCCGAGTCCGATCAGTCGCCGATGAAGCGTCGACTTGGTCGCGGCCTGAATGCACTACTCGGCAGCAACCCTCATTCGGGAAGCGAGGCCGCACCGGCAATCAAGCTGCATTCGCCCGAACAGGACGAAGTGAGTGTTGAGCTCATCGAACGCAATCCGTTCCAGCCGCGCCGTGAATTCGATCAGAAAGCGATCGACGAACTCGCGGAAAGCGTTCGCAAACATGGCGTTTTGCAACCGCTGCTGGTACGAGCCAACGGGGACAATTATCAGCTGATCGCCGGCGAACGTCGCTGGCGAGCCGCTCGACAAGTCGGTTTGGAAACAATTCCGTGTCGCGTTGTCGTGCTGGAAGATCAGCAGGTTTGCGAAGCGGCAATCGAAGAAAACCTGAAACGCGAAGACCTGAACGTCATCGAAAAGGCGGTCGCGTTTAAGGAATACCTCGAACGTTTCGGAGGCACGATCGAAGAACTCGGCAAACAGCTGAGCATGAACCGGTCGACGATCAGCAACATGCTACGGTTGCTGGAACTGCCCGAAGAAGTTCAAACCGCTGTCCGCCAGGAACGTATTTCCGGCGGCCACGCGCGAGCTCTGTTGGCGTTGCCAGCGGACGCTCAAGTGGAACTTGCCAAGCAGGTTCAGGAACAGCAGCTTTCCGTTCGCAAAACAGAAGAAGCAGTGCGAGCGATCCTGAAGGGACCAGCCGAACAGCCCGCACCTCAGGGCAACGAGACACCTCAGCAACAATCAGCAAAGCCGGAACTGACGCCGCACGTCATTTCTTTGCAGGACAGTCTTCGTGAAAAGCTGGCGGCGAAAGTGGAAGTGAAACTGAAGAAGCAGGATAGCGGTCAGATCGTGATCCATTTTGGTTCTAACGACGACTTCGAACGCATTGTCGGCCAGCTACGCAACGCGGGTTAG
- the carB gene encoding carbamoyl-phosphate synthase large subunit, translating to MPRRDDIKKILIIGSGPIVIGQACEFDYSGTQACKALREEGYEVVLVNSNPATIMTDPDTADRTYIEPITWQYVEKIIEKERPCALLPTLGGQTGLNTAMDLAANGVLEKYGCEMIGAKRDVIQKAEDREEFKQAMIKIGLDVPKSFTCHNIEEARAAVDEIGLPIIIRASFTLGGTGGGIAYNRDEFDNMIRQGLSLSPITEVLLEESILGWKEYEMEVMRDCADNAVIICAIENFDPMGVHTGDSITVAPAQTLSDKEYQLMRDATLACMREIGVETGGSNVQFAINPDTGRMTIIEMNPRVSRSSALASKATGFPIAKIAAKLAVGYRLDEIPNDITRETLACFEPTIDYVVTKIPRWTFEKFPEADPTLTVQMKSVGETMAIGRTFRESFQKALRGLEIGHFGLGGGKKDLWGTDRQPSEDDIISKLSTPNEERVFYIRYALKHGMSVEKIHDTTDIDPWFLRNLQQLVKLEEQIREVDRIADASPELIRRAKQNGFSDAQLAFWWDTSQVEVRRHRKELGIEATFKQVDTCAAEFEAYTPYYYSTYEQEDETPAKEPGKPRIMILGGGPNRIGQGIEFDYCCCQAAFALEELGIESIMVNSNPETVSTDYDTSDYLFFEPLTIEDVLNICDRMQPDGVIVQFGGQTPLNLARGLEAAGVNIIGTSPDMIDAAEDRERFQAILEKLNLRQPPNGLATNTEGARAAADRIGFPVLVRPSYVLGGRAMEICYDQKSLVRYMTEAVDVSPDKPVLIDRFLEDAIEVDVDAVADGTNTVVGGIMEHIEEAGVHSGDSASVLPPHSLPESVLNEIRLATDALAKELHVCGLMNIQFAVKCDGDQHTVYILEVNPRASRTSPFVSKATGRSLAKIAAKAMTGVSLPDQGVTSEIVPEHTSVKESVFPFSRFFGVDIVLGPEMRSTGEVMGIDSDFATAFAKSQTAAGANLPSSGRIFISMAAAAKDKMIEPARRLLALGFSVVCTAGTARVFREAGLDVDVVKKLQEGRPNVLDTLANQEIQFIFNTPSGKGARTDEGRIRAASVTHGVPCVTTVPGCLAVVDALEALAKQPDLKVKSLQEWAAAARRS from the coding sequence GTGCCACGTCGTGACGACATCAAGAAGATTCTGATCATCGGATCCGGCCCCATCGTTATTGGACAAGCCTGCGAATTCGACTATTCCGGCACTCAGGCCTGCAAAGCCCTTCGCGAAGAAGGCTATGAAGTGGTGCTGGTGAATTCCAACCCCGCCACCATCATGACGGACCCGGACACCGCCGATCGCACGTACATCGAACCGATCACGTGGCAATACGTAGAAAAGATCATCGAAAAAGAGCGCCCCTGTGCTCTGCTGCCGACGCTCGGCGGGCAAACCGGCCTGAACACCGCAATGGATCTGGCCGCGAACGGCGTGCTGGAAAAATACGGCTGCGAAATGATCGGGGCCAAACGCGACGTCATTCAGAAAGCTGAAGACCGCGAAGAATTTAAGCAGGCCATGATCAAGATCGGCCTGGACGTTCCCAAGAGTTTCACCTGTCACAACATCGAAGAAGCTCGAGCGGCCGTGGACGAGATCGGGCTGCCGATCATCATTCGAGCCAGCTTTACACTGGGCGGAACCGGCGGCGGCATCGCCTACAACCGCGACGAATTCGACAACATGATCCGCCAGGGACTGTCGCTTTCGCCAATCACGGAAGTGTTGCTGGAAGAATCGATTCTGGGCTGGAAAGAATACGAAATGGAAGTGATGCGTGACTGCGCGGACAACGCGGTCATCATCTGTGCCATTGAAAACTTCGATCCGATGGGCGTCCACACCGGCGACTCCATCACCGTCGCGCCCGCTCAAACGCTTTCCGACAAAGAATATCAACTCATGCGAGACGCCACGCTGGCGTGCATGAGGGAAATCGGTGTCGAAACGGGTGGTTCGAACGTGCAGTTCGCCATCAACCCCGACACGGGGCGCATGACGATTATCGAAATGAATCCGCGAGTCAGCCGTTCCAGCGCGCTGGCGTCAAAGGCGACCGGATTTCCAATCGCCAAGATCGCTGCGAAACTGGCTGTCGGTTATCGGCTGGACGAAATCCCCAACGATATTACTCGCGAAACACTGGCATGCTTCGAACCGACCATCGACTACGTCGTCACCAAGATCCCTCGCTGGACCTTCGAAAAGTTCCCTGAAGCCGATCCAACGCTGACCGTACAGATGAAGTCCGTCGGCGAAACCATGGCGATTGGCCGCACGTTTCGCGAATCCTTCCAGAAGGCATTGCGGGGTCTGGAAATCGGTCACTTCGGCCTCGGCGGCGGCAAGAAGGATCTGTGGGGCACCGACCGGCAGCCTTCCGAAGACGACATCATCAGCAAACTATCAACGCCGAATGAAGAACGGGTGTTTTACATTCGATACGCGCTGAAGCACGGCATGTCCGTCGAAAAGATTCACGACACAACCGACATCGATCCGTGGTTCCTGCGCAATCTGCAGCAGCTTGTGAAGCTCGAAGAACAGATTCGCGAAGTTGACCGCATTGCCGACGCGTCGCCGGAATTAATCCGCCGCGCCAAACAAAACGGCTTTTCCGACGCACAACTCGCCTTCTGGTGGGACACATCTCAGGTGGAAGTCCGTCGGCACCGCAAAGAACTCGGCATCGAAGCGACCTTTAAGCAGGTCGACACATGTGCGGCCGAATTCGAAGCGTACACCCCGTACTACTATTCAACCTACGAACAGGAAGACGAAACACCAGCGAAAGAACCTGGCAAACCACGCATCATGATTCTGGGCGGCGGCCCCAATCGAATCGGCCAGGGAATCGAATTTGACTACTGCTGTTGCCAGGCCGCGTTCGCGTTGGAAGAACTGGGCATCGAAAGCATCATGGTTAACTCGAATCCGGAAACGGTTTCGACCGACTATGACACATCTGACTATCTGTTCTTCGAACCGCTGACCATCGAAGACGTGCTGAACATCTGCGACCGCATGCAGCCGGACGGCGTCATCGTACAGTTTGGTGGCCAAACGCCATTGAACCTGGCTCGCGGTTTGGAAGCTGCCGGAGTGAACATCATCGGCACGTCGCCCGACATGATCGACGCGGCGGAAGACCGCGAACGCTTTCAGGCGATTCTGGAGAAACTCAACCTGCGTCAGCCGCCGAACGGACTCGCCACAAACACGGAAGGTGCTCGAGCGGCCGCTGATCGCATTGGCTTCCCCGTTCTGGTGCGGCCGAGTTACGTGCTGGGCGGGCGAGCGATGGAAATCTGCTACGACCAGAAGTCGCTTGTGCGATATATGACGGAAGCCGTCGATGTGTCTCCGGACAAGCCCGTCCTGATCGACCGGTTTCTCGAAGACGCGATCGAAGTCGACGTCGACGCTGTCGCCGACGGAACTAACACGGTTGTCGGCGGAATCATGGAACACATCGAAGAAGCGGGCGTGCATTCGGGCGATTCAGCCAGCGTGCTGCCGCCTCATTCGCTGCCGGAAAGTGTGTTGAACGAAATCCGACTTGCCACGGATGCTCTGGCCAAAGAGCTACACGTGTGTGGCCTGATGAATATCCAGTTTGCCGTCAAATGCGATGGCGACCAGCACACGGTTTACATTCTGGAAGTCAATCCGCGAGCCAGTCGGACATCGCCATTTGTGTCGAAGGCCACAGGCCGGTCACTGGCGAAAATCGCGGCGAAAGCCATGACAGGAGTGTCGCTGCCGGATCAGGGAGTCACCTCGGAAATTGTACCAGAACACACCAGCGTGAAGGAAAGCGTGTTCCCGTTCAGCCGCTTCTTCGGCGTCGACATCGTGCTCGGCCCGGAAATGCGTTCGACGGGCGAAGTCATGGGTATCGACAGCGACTTTGCCACCGCCTTCGCGAAGTCTCAAACGGCAGCCGGAGCGAACCTGCCATCCAGCGGCCGCATTTTCATCAGCATGGCGGCGGCTGCGAAAGACAAAATGATCGAACCCGCGCGACGACTTCTGGCGCTGGGCTTTAGTGTTGTCTGCACGGCGGGCACGGCGCGAGTCTTTCGTGAAGCCGGCCTGGACGTCGACGTCGTAAAGAAACTGCAGGAAGGGCGACCGAACGTGCTGGATACCCTGGCCAACCAGGAAATCCAATTCATCTTCAACACGCCCAGCGGCAAAGGAGCTCGCACCGACGAAGGTCGTATTCGAGCCGCTTCGGTGACTCACGGAGTTCCCTGCGTCACCACCGTGCCAGGTTGCCTTGCCGTCGTCGACGCTTTGGAAGCACTGGCAAAACAGCCGGACCTGAAGGTGAAGTCTCTGCAGGAATGGGCTGCGGCTGCCCGACGTTCGTAG
- a CDS encoding RNA polymerase sigma factor has translation MSPDTIFNIVVRAQAGDTGAFGQLFEHFQSRVFGIAMQRLRNTAEADEVTQEVFLRAFRKLAQLKEPAAFAGWLCQIATRLSINRAVRRPPETACEPASFEVSQQSPDTAANDLMQLEDAEQLRDGLDRLGDLDRRTLMAFYFDGQSLKEMSVVFDSPIGTIKRRLHTARHRLHDVLTTMQPA, from the coding sequence ATGTCTCCTGACACAATTTTCAACATCGTTGTTCGCGCTCAAGCGGGCGATACGGGTGCCTTTGGTCAGCTTTTTGAGCACTTCCAGTCTCGCGTGTTCGGAATCGCCATGCAGCGATTGCGGAACACGGCGGAAGCTGACGAAGTTACTCAGGAAGTTTTTCTGCGAGCGTTCCGGAAGCTGGCTCAGTTGAAGGAACCGGCTGCGTTTGCGGGCTGGCTGTGCCAGATTGCAACTCGGCTTTCCATCAACCGAGCTGTCCGACGTCCGCCGGAAACGGCCTGCGAACCTGCTTCGTTTGAAGTTTCGCAGCAGTCACCTGATACGGCGGCTAACGACCTGATGCAGTTGGAAGATGCCGAACAGCTTCGCGATGGTTTGGATCGTCTTGGCGATCTGGACCGACGCACGCTGATGGCCTTCTACTTCGACGGTCAGTCGTTGAAGGAAATGAGCGTCGTGTTTGACAGCCCGATCGGCACGATCAAGCGACGTCTGCACACAGCTCGACATCGTCTGCACGACGTGCTGACAACAATGCAGCCCGCCTGA